The genomic interval TCGTTCATCGCAGCACTACAAAAAAAGCACATTGCACCTTGGCATATCTGGGTTCCAGAGGGAAGCTGGCCATCCTTTTGCCCAGAGCAGTGAGGAGAACCTGCCCGTCCTTCCTCTCCACAGCTCCCAGCAGCTCCAGATGGTCCACAGCAGAGCGGACGGCCTCTGGGTGAAACAGGGACACAGCGATACTAACAGATCCAccgcataaaaaaacaacaacaaaaacgcAAATCTCTGAACAGGAATAACTAAGCAACTGCTTCTTACCTGGAGAAGGTTTGGACATAAAATCAAAGTTCATCACATCAGGAATGCCCAGCGCCATAAGCTGCAGCATCACACCAGCTAAATTGCACCTGGaggacataaacacacacaggagagaaaagctGCAGTAGAAAAGCCTCTTCCATCAGTCTGACCTGAATAATTCAGAAATTCCAGCAGAGGAGGCTCTGCGTCCTACCTCTGGATCTCAGGCACAGTCATGGGGGTGAAGTTGTCGAATTCCTGTTCGGTGTAAAGCCGGTAGCAGAAGCCGGCGTCCTCCCTGCCAGCCCGGCCGGCTCGCTGCCATGCTTGAGCCTTGGAAACTCGCTGGACTGCTAGCACCTCCAGACCGCTGTCTGACAGGCAAAACACATCGGAAGCAAGGAGGTTATGTGACATCATGTGTATTctaaatactgtaaaaatatacaaattagtgttgggcaataaatcaatttgatctagtttttgaattgtttttaaagatttaactttagaaaaatctggattttttctTCCCACCAATGTTTCCATTGTTTTTGATGTCCGGGCCATCACCCTGTTTGACAAGCATGTTTTTACATGATTAAAAAGTCTATTTTAAGTGCTGGAGGTTTTAGATGTGCTGAATTTGACTGAACcgaggaggtgattcagctgagACTGAGGTGTGCTGACCCAGGGATACATCTAAAAAGTTACAGGACTCTGGCCCACAAAGCCTGGATTTGGAGGTCCCTTCTCTAGACGTTCAAAAGTGATGGACCCAATTCAGGGGTTTGAATATATATGCacttgtttaagaaaaaaaatataatctttaaaaaaatgcaatgacaTTTCTAGTTGTAAGGTGATAAAATATGGGGAAGTTAAAGAGGTTATGTATGAAAACATGCATCAGACTGAAGCCTCTCACCTGGATTGAACCGTTTGGCCTTCACCATCCCCGTGTCGATGACAAATTTGATCCCAGAGATTGTGACTGACGTTTCTGCGATATTGGTGGCGAGGATAACCTTCCTGCAGCCctgcacaacaacaaaaagcaggaACCGTTGAGTGCTTCAGACGTCACAGCCAGCTACCTGCGCGTTTGCCGTCTGCTTTACCTTGGGCGCTGGCTGGAAGACCCTGAGCTGCTGTGCTGGCGGCAGCGATGCGTACAGAGGGATGACCACCATGGGGCCGCAGCTATCAGGAAGATGCTTTGCGATGTCTCTGCACGTCCTGGCCAGAGCCTCGATCTCCTCCTGGCCTGTCATGAACACTAAGATATCGTGGGACTGCGGTGCTTCCTGCGAATAAGCAGCATGGAAAAGCTTGTCAAAATGAATCATCTAACAAACCAACTgggttgatttattttttcctgccaACAAGTcctgatttatcatttttgaccGGAGTGTGAAGGACAACCTGATGGATCTGGAAGACAGAAACGAGTGCAGCCTGCAGGTAGTCCGACTGGGGCTGCTTGGTGTAGTAGATCTGAATGGGATGCTGCCTCCCCTCCAGGTACAGCACAGGCGACTTGTTGAAGTACTCCGAGAACAAATCCACGTCCATCGTGGCAGACATGACGATGACCTGCAGAAAGGAGCTGCTTTTCAGATGCTTTTTGACTAAAaggtacaaaaaataaataaataaatgacagcGGGCATCTCACCTTCAGGGGAATCTTGTTCAGCTCCCTGCGTCTGCGCTGAGCGCTCTTCACCACGCCGAACAGCACATCGGTGTGCACGGTGCGCTCGTGGGCTTCGTCCAGGACCACCACGGTGTAGCGCAGCAGCATGGGGTCTCCGATGGCCTCGCGCAGGAGCATCCCGTCCGTCATGAACTTCAGCTTCGTCTCGGGCGAGGTGACATCCTCGAAACGCACCGTGTAGCCAACCTTAAAGAAGTAGTACACATGTAACAGTGAGACTTCAAGAAAACAgcagtgtgcttaaatattaaaaatcaaatctgtttttatctgtaaactGCCAAATTGCATCGTTATGAatagatgttcaatattatttcattttaaaaagtacttatcGAGTGCAGGGATGGATAGTTATAGAGATTTTAGCAGTTTGTtgatgggttttatcaatacattcagGCACAACCAGACCTTTGAGAGAACATTCGTGATTTTGATacacccaaaatgaaaatgagtttgacaccagggtttcccccagtgtattataagcctggcgggtcaccaggctttacttgtgcccccacaaGGCTAaagcatttcttatttattcaagttttttttaaatgtttgcattttttaagactttctaGTTGGTGTTCATGTATTAATTTTCCAATCTTTCAACAACACATAATTATtgagtgatattttcaaatttcctgttaacttcaaacattttttaactcaaaaacacagcgGTGGATGAACGACTGCTGAGCGCACAACCACCAGGCTTaacaagttttctgggggaaaccttggaCCACTGTCCCACAGCATAATTCTGCCGCCACTATGCTAAACATTggtgatggtgtgttcagggaaATGTGCAGCGTCAGTTTTCTGCCGCTTAACAGCACATCCAGAGAGTTGTGGTTGCAACTATTAATAGAAATTCACTTGGTATCCAACCTACTCCTCTCAAGAAAACattgacaaaataatttttttcctgtaagTTTCACCGGtaaacttttatatatatatatatatgaccaATCATCTTAACATTTTCTGACAAGTCACTGCAACTCAGCTGAATTTTGACCAAACTTTTTAGCCTCCCGACTGCGATTTGCCTATACTGTATAAGCAGTTGATGTTAACTAGAATGACCAATGCTGAATTcttcttttgcactttgacaACTTCTCAGGACAAGATTTCATTTGTATTAGGGTTACCATTGCAAAAACgtactttaaagtattttttgcactttaactgTTACTATGTTAAAATACTGTCTTGTTTTGTGTGCAgcaatttaaaggttttttttaaaagatggtaaaaataaagtttaacagaactgCAACTTTATGAGAAAGGTGGcgtaaaatcagtcatttttggcgacaacaattacaaaaaaaatcgtCACAACATCGTGGAGGGACTGCTTAAAGTAGGCCAAAATACGCGATATGACAGCAACTAAcactaaattttatttaggggtatcagtgTATAGAGGagtgaatatttaacactgtaAATCTTGaagcactactttgtgttgatttgtcaCTCTGgttatattgtaaaaaaaaaataaaataaaataaaatgcaataccAGCTTCCCAATCTGAGTCCTCTTCTCCTCGGACACCCTGGCTGCCAGTGAGATAGCAGCGACCCGACGTGGCTGGGTGATGGCGATCAAGCCCTGCCTGCCGATGCCGGTTTCAAACAGGTACTGGGGGATCTGAGTGGTTTTCCCTGAGCCAGTCTCACCT from Xiphophorus maculatus strain JP 163 A chromosome 11, X_maculatus-5.0-male, whole genome shotgun sequence carries:
- the dhx33 gene encoding putative ATP-dependent RNA helicase DHX33; this translates as MPHDPDLPPAKKFKPGSVFFRLEKNKPGMLLPRKGNVTTPIDVQRKQLPIYQARTRLVNELRQLHNAIVIGETGSGKTTQIPQYLFETGIGRQGLIAITQPRRVAAISLAARVSEEKRTQIGKLVGYTVRFEDVTSPETKLKFMTDGMLLREAIGDPMLLRYTVVVLDEAHERTVHTDVLFGVVKSAQRRRRELNKIPLKVIVMSATMDVDLFSEYFNKSPVLYLEGRQHPIQIYYTKQPQSDYLQAALVSVFQIHQEAPQSHDILVFMTGQEEIEALARTCRDIAKHLPDSCGPMVVIPLYASLPPAQQLRVFQPAPKGCRKVILATNIAETSVTISGIKFVIDTGMVKAKRFNPDSGLEVLAVQRVSKAQAWQRAGRAGREDAGFCYRLYTEQEFDNFTPMTVPEIQRCNLAGVMLQLMALGIPDVMNFDFMSKPSPEAVRSAVDHLELLGAVERKDGQVLLTALGKRMASFPLEPRYAKTILLSPDFSCSEEILSIVSLLSVDTVLYNPPARRDEVLAARKKFTSSEGDHMTLLNVYRAFKKVGGNKEWCRENFVNSRNMGLVKDVQAQLREICLKLNLKLESCGADTGNVRRCLAHGMFINAAELQPDGSYLALDTHQAVAIHPSSVLFQAKPAYVVFNELLYTSRCYMRDLCLVDADWLLDAAPEYFGRKLHLSRS